A genome region from Ptiloglossa arizonensis isolate GNS036 chromosome 4, iyPtiAriz1_principal, whole genome shotgun sequence includes the following:
- the Golgin104 gene encoding coiled-coil domain-containing protein 186 isoform X2: MDEEKSVKDEVFSKNLNQTDFDVKLDVPLTEVTDSLVQHGMKTSKDVISIQEKFEKVAQPKIDSVLLNNKRMEHHSLTEENSIILPIKSSTSLNDLSNNKFLKSQILSVDTDLKGKSLHKSSSCSDIRLPLSTSSSSFSCTSLNMVSNNVREPLASSEREQLQLIRNDKIETLFSTKLCMDSQQIKPLEKNVIVEHDKTCEVQNVIGTEENIIYTSIVNSKLMETNGPTEISKSITKYEGTCNNEEKKSSQYIGNIRPLSNVIIRPTLVGDSKLVKIPLPTNPINIMQSNAQFLNKSRNFLNFITEKSTNIMEKALLPQHLTIKYNSVMKSIDGYSDKKYAKESVSTKTPLTELTFPTESNLLEKTNCILYPSKSSIDLQNKRDTCIINCENKTTTAANINGATNIHTERNDMKNDNITDCTQNNTKQVGMHSIMDKINQGNDNGLCMEANGNCNNINSVELNLEDNNNSSSEHLRQSLQKHPAYLTLLKDYADIKAKCLKFQEKIDYVEERNRILEAENKGEIYSIQIENLEKTINKLTFELHTSLTTQETLKKEYNAANKERESMVMKYAVSEKNLIDTQRARECAERKAKESGKQQELLQIKLREMQGERTRICNILDGKCREVIDLQKEVEKLKEDVNMRDIKLKWTQNKLKTEIDLQKETQQKLEKATTRINGMKEECEQVRKETQESMRKFQQSEENKAVTLDQQLKEQQARLILERHVIEDKEILRLQLQKEVETLKHRQQILIEENNTLSLKIQDAERDRLDYESNLSGLKTIANQHRKEIIELLAKESELETLKVQLQHKDQCLESIEVEMRQLRSTNEELQADMYACRQKEADMLDFTQKLTDKNVQLQSEFTTIVAKVEQLEKEHGPLHERINYLTDKIKVLEECLAKEQKIRSEECMILARHLAEQTQLAQDLAQKLEDSQGENAVLKRKQQISMKEMTRELQRYRKKLEAFETSSPYNSLGVTSRTGSRDTLNGALSDNSINGDQSIQFMEPSKQTLIDRIIKLQEDNAKKAEKLDFFEEHSRTLVEELQKKTRIIQTYILHENSGAMGNNERDKYKHIKSRRNAAELAKHGGIMASVYNQRVSDGNMTLELSLEINQKLQAVLEDTLFKNITLKDNIDTLGEEIARLTMQNQQRKIAN, from the exons ATGGATGAAGAAAAATCGGTTAAAGATgaagtattttcaaaaaatctCAATCAGACCGATTTCGATGTAAAACTAGACGTTCCACTTACAGAAG TAACTGATTCCTTAGTTCAACATGGGATGAAAACTAGCAAAGATGTGATTTCAATTCaggagaaatttgaaaaagtagCACAACCTAAAATAGATTCAGTATTATTAAACAACAAGAGGATGGAGCATCATTCTTTGACAGAAGAAAACAGTATTATTTTGCCTATTAAAAGTTCTACTTCTCTAAATGATTTATCAAACAATAAGTTTTTAAAATCTCAAATATTATCTGTTGATACAGATCTAAAAGGAAAATCTCTTCATAAATCATCTTCCTGCAGTGATATTAGATTACCTTTGTCAACATCATCTAGTTCATTTTCATGCACATCTTTGAATATGGTTTCTAATAATGTTAGAGAACCTTTGGCATCGAGTGAGCGTGAACAGTTACAATTAATACGAAATGATAAAATAGAAACACTTTTCAGTACTAAATTatgtatggattctcaacaaataAAACCCTTGGAGAAAAATGTTATTGTAGAACATGATAAAACTTGTGAGGTTCAAAATGTCATTGGAacagaagaaaatataatatacactTCTATCGTAAATAGCAAATTGATGGAAACTAATGGCCcaacagaaatttcaaaaaGTATAACAAAGTATGAAGGAACGTGtaataatgaagaaaaaaaatcttcTCAATATATTGGGAATATCAGGCCACTGAGCAATGTAATAATTCGACCAACTTTGGTTGGTGATAGTAAATTGGTTAAAATTCCACTGCCAACAAATCCAATTAATATAATGCAATCAAATGCTCAGTTTCTAAACAAGAGCCgcaattttttaaactttattacAGAAAAATCGACAAACATAATGGAGAAAGCATTATTACCGCAACATttaactataaaatataattcagTGATGAAATCTATAGATGGTTATAGTGACAAAAAGTATGCAAAGGAATCTGTTAGTACAAAAACTCCTTTGACAGAATTAACATTTCCTACTGAATCAAACTTACTGGAAAAAACAAACTGTATCTTATATCCATCAAAAAGTTCTATAGATTTGCAAAATAAAAGAGACACATGTATaataaattgtgaaaataaaactaCTACTGCAGCAAATATAAATGGAGCAACAAATATTCACACAGAGAGGAATGATATGAAAAATGATAATATTACTGATTGTACACAGAATAACACAAAACAAGTTGGAATGCATTCTATTATGGACAAAATTAATCAAGGAAATGATAATGGACTCTGCATGGAAGCAAATGGAAACTGTAACAACATTAATTCTGTAGAATTGAATTTAGAGGACAATAATAACTCCTCCTCTGAACATTTAAGACAAAGTTTGCAAAAGCACCCAGCATACCTCACTTTATTAAAAGATTATGCTGATATAAAGGCaaagtgtttaaaatttcaagaaaaaattgattatgtggaagaaagaaatagaatatTAGAAGCAGAAAATAAGGGAGAAATCTATTCtatacaaattgaaaatttagaaaaaacaataaataaacttACATTCGAACTGCACACATCATTAACAACACAAGAAACTcttaaaaaagaatataatgCTGCtaataaagaaagagaaagtaTGGTAATGAAGTATGCAGTTAGTGAAAAAAATCTTATTGACACTCAAAG AGCAAGAGAATGTGCAGAACGCAAAGCAAAAGAAAGTGGaaaacaacaggaattacttCAAATTAAACTACGAGAAATGCAAGGAGAACGAACAAGGATATGTAATATTTTGGATGGAAAATGTCGTGAAGTAATTGACCTCCAGAAAGaggttgaaaaattgaaagaagatGTAAATATGAGGGACATCAAATTAAAGTGGACTCAAAACAAACTTAAAACGGAAATTGATTTACAAAAGGAAACTCAACAAAAATTAGAGAAAGCTACA accAGAATTAATGGAATGAAGGAAGAATGTGAACAAGTACGTAAAGAGACACAAGAATCAATGCGTAAATTCCAACAATCGGAAGAAAACAAAGCTGTTACATTGGACCAACAATTAAAAGAGCAACAGGCACGCTTAATATTAGAAAGACACGTTATAGAAGATAAAGAAATATTGAGGCTTCAATTACAAAAAGAAGTGGAGACATTGAAGCATAGACAACAAATCTTAATTGAGGAAAACAATACACTTAGTTTAAAAATACAGGATGCTGAAAGAGACCGTTTGGACTATGAGAGTAATCTGAGTGGTTTGAAAACCATAGCAAATCAACATCGAAAAGAAATTATAGAATTACTTGCTAAAGAGTCTGAGTTAGAAACATTAAAAGTACAGCTACAACA CAAGGATCAATGCTTGGAATCAATTGAAGTGGAAATGAGGCAGTTGCGTTCAACTAATGAAGAATTACAAGCTGATATGTATGCATGTCGTCAGAAGGAAGCTGATATGCTAGATTTTACACAAAAGTTAACAGATAAAAATGTACAACTTCAATCAGAATTTACAACCATTGTAGCTAAAGTAGAACAGTTGGAAAAAGAGCATGGACCACTACATGAACGTATAAACTATTTGACTGACAAAATTAAGGTGTTAGAAGAATGTCTTGCAAAAGAACAGAAAATAAGAAGTGAAGAATGTATGATTCTGGCCAGGCATCTTGCTGAACAGACTCAATTAGCACAAGATCTTGCTCAGAAATTGGAGGATAGTCAAGGAGAGAATGCTGTATTGAAAAGAAAACAGCAAATAAGTATGAAGGAGATGACACGAGAACTACAGCGATATCGAAAGAAACTAGAAGCTTTTGAAACATCATCGCCTTATAATTCACTAGGCGTCACGTCTAGAACTGGATCAA GAGATACTTTAAATGGTGCCTTATCTGATAACAGTATTAATGGTGATCAAAGCATTCAATTTATGGAACCCAGTAAACAAACCTTAATAGATCGTATTATAAAGTTGCAAGAAGATAACGCTAAAAAAGCGGAAAAACTAGATTTCTTTGAAGAGCATTCCCGAACTTTGGTTGAAGAATTGCAGAAAAAAACGAGAATTATACAAACCTACATTTTACATGAAAATTCTGGTGCCATGGGCAACAACGAGCGAGATAAATATAAG CATATCAAAAGTAGGAGAAATGCA GCTGAATTAGCAAAACACGGTGGAATAATGGCCTCAGTTTACAATCAACGAGTTTCGGATGGTAATATGACATTGGAACTATCTTTAGAAATAAATCAAAAGCTGCAAGCAGTTCTCGAAGACACATTATTTAAGAATATTACTTTAaag GATAATATCGATACTTTGGGCGAGGAAATAGCAAGGTTAACAATGCAGAACCAACAAAGGAAAATTGCAAATTAA
- the Golgin104 gene encoding coiled-coil domain-containing protein 186 isoform X1, giving the protein MDEEKSVKDEVFSKNLNQTDFDVKLDVPLTEVTDSLVQHGMKTSKDVISIQEKFEKVAQPKIDSVLLNNKRMEHHSLTEENSIILPIKSSTSLNDLSNNKFLKSQILSVDTDLKGKSLHKSSSCSDIRLPLSTSSSSFSCTSLNMVSNNVREPLASSEREQLQLIRNDKIETLFSTKLCMDSQQIKPLEKNVIVEHDKTCEVQNVIGTEENIIYTSIVNSKLMETNGPTEISKSITKYEGTCNNEEKKSSQYIGNIRPLSNVIIRPTLVGDSKLVKIPLPTNPINIMQSNAQFLNKSRNFLNFITEKSTNIMEKALLPQHLTIKYNSVMKSIDGYSDKKYAKESVSTKTPLTELTFPTESNLLEKTNCILYPSKSSIDLQNKRDTCIINCENKTTTAANINGATNIHTERNDMKNDNITDCTQNNTKQVGMHSIMDKINQGNDNGLCMEANGNCNNINSVELNLEDNNNSSSEHLRQSLQKHPAYLTLLKDYADIKAKCLKFQEKIDYVEERNRILEAENKGEIYSIQIENLEKTINKLTFELHTSLTTQETLKKEYNAANKERESMVMKYAVSEKNLIDTQRARECAERKAKESGKQQELLQIKLREMQGERTRICNILDGKCREVIDLQKEVEKLKEDVNMRDIKLKWTQNKLKTEIDLQKETQQKLEKATTRINGMKEECEQVRKETQESMRKFQQSEENKAVTLDQQLKEQQARLILERHVIEDKEILRLQLQKEVETLKHRQQILIEENNTLSLKIQDAERDRLDYESNLSGLKTIANQHRKEIIELLAKESELETLKVQLQHKDQCLESIEVEMRQLRSTNEELQADMYACRQKEADMLDFTQKLTDKNVQLQSEFTTIVAKVEQLEKEHGPLHERINYLTDKIKVLEECLAKEQKIRSEECMILARHLAEQTQLAQDLAQKLEDSQGENAVLKRKQQISMKEMTRELQRYRKKLEAFETSSPYNSLGVTSRTGSSISLNTGDTLNGALSDNSINGDQSIQFMEPSKQTLIDRIIKLQEDNAKKAEKLDFFEEHSRTLVEELQKKTRIIQTYILHENSGAMGNNERDKYKHIKSRRNAAELAKHGGIMASVYNQRVSDGNMTLELSLEINQKLQAVLEDTLFKNITLKDNIDTLGEEIARLTMQNQQRKIAN; this is encoded by the exons ATGGATGAAGAAAAATCGGTTAAAGATgaagtattttcaaaaaatctCAATCAGACCGATTTCGATGTAAAACTAGACGTTCCACTTACAGAAG TAACTGATTCCTTAGTTCAACATGGGATGAAAACTAGCAAAGATGTGATTTCAATTCaggagaaatttgaaaaagtagCACAACCTAAAATAGATTCAGTATTATTAAACAACAAGAGGATGGAGCATCATTCTTTGACAGAAGAAAACAGTATTATTTTGCCTATTAAAAGTTCTACTTCTCTAAATGATTTATCAAACAATAAGTTTTTAAAATCTCAAATATTATCTGTTGATACAGATCTAAAAGGAAAATCTCTTCATAAATCATCTTCCTGCAGTGATATTAGATTACCTTTGTCAACATCATCTAGTTCATTTTCATGCACATCTTTGAATATGGTTTCTAATAATGTTAGAGAACCTTTGGCATCGAGTGAGCGTGAACAGTTACAATTAATACGAAATGATAAAATAGAAACACTTTTCAGTACTAAATTatgtatggattctcaacaaataAAACCCTTGGAGAAAAATGTTATTGTAGAACATGATAAAACTTGTGAGGTTCAAAATGTCATTGGAacagaagaaaatataatatacactTCTATCGTAAATAGCAAATTGATGGAAACTAATGGCCcaacagaaatttcaaaaaGTATAACAAAGTATGAAGGAACGTGtaataatgaagaaaaaaaatcttcTCAATATATTGGGAATATCAGGCCACTGAGCAATGTAATAATTCGACCAACTTTGGTTGGTGATAGTAAATTGGTTAAAATTCCACTGCCAACAAATCCAATTAATATAATGCAATCAAATGCTCAGTTTCTAAACAAGAGCCgcaattttttaaactttattacAGAAAAATCGACAAACATAATGGAGAAAGCATTATTACCGCAACATttaactataaaatataattcagTGATGAAATCTATAGATGGTTATAGTGACAAAAAGTATGCAAAGGAATCTGTTAGTACAAAAACTCCTTTGACAGAATTAACATTTCCTACTGAATCAAACTTACTGGAAAAAACAAACTGTATCTTATATCCATCAAAAAGTTCTATAGATTTGCAAAATAAAAGAGACACATGTATaataaattgtgaaaataaaactaCTACTGCAGCAAATATAAATGGAGCAACAAATATTCACACAGAGAGGAATGATATGAAAAATGATAATATTACTGATTGTACACAGAATAACACAAAACAAGTTGGAATGCATTCTATTATGGACAAAATTAATCAAGGAAATGATAATGGACTCTGCATGGAAGCAAATGGAAACTGTAACAACATTAATTCTGTAGAATTGAATTTAGAGGACAATAATAACTCCTCCTCTGAACATTTAAGACAAAGTTTGCAAAAGCACCCAGCATACCTCACTTTATTAAAAGATTATGCTGATATAAAGGCaaagtgtttaaaatttcaagaaaaaattgattatgtggaagaaagaaatagaatatTAGAAGCAGAAAATAAGGGAGAAATCTATTCtatacaaattgaaaatttagaaaaaacaataaataaacttACATTCGAACTGCACACATCATTAACAACACAAGAAACTcttaaaaaagaatataatgCTGCtaataaagaaagagaaagtaTGGTAATGAAGTATGCAGTTAGTGAAAAAAATCTTATTGACACTCAAAG AGCAAGAGAATGTGCAGAACGCAAAGCAAAAGAAAGTGGaaaacaacaggaattacttCAAATTAAACTACGAGAAATGCAAGGAGAACGAACAAGGATATGTAATATTTTGGATGGAAAATGTCGTGAAGTAATTGACCTCCAGAAAGaggttgaaaaattgaaagaagatGTAAATATGAGGGACATCAAATTAAAGTGGACTCAAAACAAACTTAAAACGGAAATTGATTTACAAAAGGAAACTCAACAAAAATTAGAGAAAGCTACA accAGAATTAATGGAATGAAGGAAGAATGTGAACAAGTACGTAAAGAGACACAAGAATCAATGCGTAAATTCCAACAATCGGAAGAAAACAAAGCTGTTACATTGGACCAACAATTAAAAGAGCAACAGGCACGCTTAATATTAGAAAGACACGTTATAGAAGATAAAGAAATATTGAGGCTTCAATTACAAAAAGAAGTGGAGACATTGAAGCATAGACAACAAATCTTAATTGAGGAAAACAATACACTTAGTTTAAAAATACAGGATGCTGAAAGAGACCGTTTGGACTATGAGAGTAATCTGAGTGGTTTGAAAACCATAGCAAATCAACATCGAAAAGAAATTATAGAATTACTTGCTAAAGAGTCTGAGTTAGAAACATTAAAAGTACAGCTACAACA CAAGGATCAATGCTTGGAATCAATTGAAGTGGAAATGAGGCAGTTGCGTTCAACTAATGAAGAATTACAAGCTGATATGTATGCATGTCGTCAGAAGGAAGCTGATATGCTAGATTTTACACAAAAGTTAACAGATAAAAATGTACAACTTCAATCAGAATTTACAACCATTGTAGCTAAAGTAGAACAGTTGGAAAAAGAGCATGGACCACTACATGAACGTATAAACTATTTGACTGACAAAATTAAGGTGTTAGAAGAATGTCTTGCAAAAGAACAGAAAATAAGAAGTGAAGAATGTATGATTCTGGCCAGGCATCTTGCTGAACAGACTCAATTAGCACAAGATCTTGCTCAGAAATTGGAGGATAGTCAAGGAGAGAATGCTGTATTGAAAAGAAAACAGCAAATAAGTATGAAGGAGATGACACGAGAACTACAGCGATATCGAAAGAAACTAGAAGCTTTTGAAACATCATCGCCTTATAATTCACTAGGCGTCACGTCTAGAACTGGATCAAGTATATCCCTTAATACAG GAGATACTTTAAATGGTGCCTTATCTGATAACAGTATTAATGGTGATCAAAGCATTCAATTTATGGAACCCAGTAAACAAACCTTAATAGATCGTATTATAAAGTTGCAAGAAGATAACGCTAAAAAAGCGGAAAAACTAGATTTCTTTGAAGAGCATTCCCGAACTTTGGTTGAAGAATTGCAGAAAAAAACGAGAATTATACAAACCTACATTTTACATGAAAATTCTGGTGCCATGGGCAACAACGAGCGAGATAAATATAAG CATATCAAAAGTAGGAGAAATGCA GCTGAATTAGCAAAACACGGTGGAATAATGGCCTCAGTTTACAATCAACGAGTTTCGGATGGTAATATGACATTGGAACTATCTTTAGAAATAAATCAAAAGCTGCAAGCAGTTCTCGAAGACACATTATTTAAGAATATTACTTTAaag GATAATATCGATACTTTGGGCGAGGAAATAGCAAGGTTAACAATGCAGAACCAACAAAGGAAAATTGCAAATTAA
- the Golgin104 gene encoding coiled-coil domain-containing protein 186 isoform X3 encodes MDEEKSVKDEVFSKNLNQTDFDVKLDVPLTEVTDSLVQHGMKTSKDVISIQEKFEKVAQPKIDSVLLNNKRMEHHSLTEENSIILPIKSSTSLNDLSNNKFLKSQILSVDTDLKGKSLHKSSSCSDIRLPLSTSSSSFSCTSLNMVSNNVREPLASSEREQLQLIRNDKIETLFSTKLCMDSQQIKPLEKNVIVEHDKTCEVQNVIGTEENIIYTSIVNSKLMETNGPTEISKSITKYEGTCNNEEKKSSQYIGNIRPLSNVIIRPTLVGDSKLVKIPLPTNPINIMQSNAQFLNKSRNFLNFITEKSTNIMEKALLPQHLTIKYNSVMKSIDGYSDKKYAKESVSTKTPLTELTFPTESNLLEKTNCILYPSKSSIDLQNKRDTCIINCENKTTTAANINGATNIHTERNDMKNDNITDCTQNNTKQVGMHSIMDKINQGNDNGLCMEANGNCNNINSVELNLEDNNNSSSEHLRQSLQKHPAYLTLLKDYADIKAKCLKFQEKIDYVEERNRILEAENKGEIYSIQIENLEKTINKLTFELHTSLTTQETLKKEYNAANKERESMVMKYAVSEKNLIDTQRARECAERKAKESGKQQELLQIKLREMQGERTRICNILDGKCREVIDLQKEVEKLKEDVNMRDIKLKWTQNKLKTEIDLQKETQQKLEKATTRINGMKEECEQVRKETQESMRKFQQSEENKAVTLDQQLKEQQARLILERHVIEDKEILRLQLQKEVETLKHRQQILIEENNTLSLKIQDAERDRLDYESNLSGLKTIANQHRKEIIELLAKESELETLKVQLQHKDQCLESIEVEMRQLRSTNEELQADMYACRQKEADMLDFTQKLTDKNVQLQSEFTTIVAKVEQLEKEHGPLHERINYLTDKIKVLEECLAKEQKIRSEECMILARHLAEQTQLAQDLAQKLEDSQGENAVLKRKQQISMKEMTRELQRYRKKLEAFETSSPYNSLGVTSRTGSSISLNTGDTLNGALSDNSINGDQSIQFMEPSKQTLIDRIIKLQEDNAKKAEKLDFFEEHSRTLVEELQKKTRIIQTYILHENSGAMGNNERDKYKAELAKHGGIMASVYNQRVSDGNMTLELSLEINQKLQAVLEDTLFKNITLKDNIDTLGEEIARLTMQNQQRKIAN; translated from the exons ATGGATGAAGAAAAATCGGTTAAAGATgaagtattttcaaaaaatctCAATCAGACCGATTTCGATGTAAAACTAGACGTTCCACTTACAGAAG TAACTGATTCCTTAGTTCAACATGGGATGAAAACTAGCAAAGATGTGATTTCAATTCaggagaaatttgaaaaagtagCACAACCTAAAATAGATTCAGTATTATTAAACAACAAGAGGATGGAGCATCATTCTTTGACAGAAGAAAACAGTATTATTTTGCCTATTAAAAGTTCTACTTCTCTAAATGATTTATCAAACAATAAGTTTTTAAAATCTCAAATATTATCTGTTGATACAGATCTAAAAGGAAAATCTCTTCATAAATCATCTTCCTGCAGTGATATTAGATTACCTTTGTCAACATCATCTAGTTCATTTTCATGCACATCTTTGAATATGGTTTCTAATAATGTTAGAGAACCTTTGGCATCGAGTGAGCGTGAACAGTTACAATTAATACGAAATGATAAAATAGAAACACTTTTCAGTACTAAATTatgtatggattctcaacaaataAAACCCTTGGAGAAAAATGTTATTGTAGAACATGATAAAACTTGTGAGGTTCAAAATGTCATTGGAacagaagaaaatataatatacactTCTATCGTAAATAGCAAATTGATGGAAACTAATGGCCcaacagaaatttcaaaaaGTATAACAAAGTATGAAGGAACGTGtaataatgaagaaaaaaaatcttcTCAATATATTGGGAATATCAGGCCACTGAGCAATGTAATAATTCGACCAACTTTGGTTGGTGATAGTAAATTGGTTAAAATTCCACTGCCAACAAATCCAATTAATATAATGCAATCAAATGCTCAGTTTCTAAACAAGAGCCgcaattttttaaactttattacAGAAAAATCGACAAACATAATGGAGAAAGCATTATTACCGCAACATttaactataaaatataattcagTGATGAAATCTATAGATGGTTATAGTGACAAAAAGTATGCAAAGGAATCTGTTAGTACAAAAACTCCTTTGACAGAATTAACATTTCCTACTGAATCAAACTTACTGGAAAAAACAAACTGTATCTTATATCCATCAAAAAGTTCTATAGATTTGCAAAATAAAAGAGACACATGTATaataaattgtgaaaataaaactaCTACTGCAGCAAATATAAATGGAGCAACAAATATTCACACAGAGAGGAATGATATGAAAAATGATAATATTACTGATTGTACACAGAATAACACAAAACAAGTTGGAATGCATTCTATTATGGACAAAATTAATCAAGGAAATGATAATGGACTCTGCATGGAAGCAAATGGAAACTGTAACAACATTAATTCTGTAGAATTGAATTTAGAGGACAATAATAACTCCTCCTCTGAACATTTAAGACAAAGTTTGCAAAAGCACCCAGCATACCTCACTTTATTAAAAGATTATGCTGATATAAAGGCaaagtgtttaaaatttcaagaaaaaattgattatgtggaagaaagaaatagaatatTAGAAGCAGAAAATAAGGGAGAAATCTATTCtatacaaattgaaaatttagaaaaaacaataaataaacttACATTCGAACTGCACACATCATTAACAACACAAGAAACTcttaaaaaagaatataatgCTGCtaataaagaaagagaaagtaTGGTAATGAAGTATGCAGTTAGTGAAAAAAATCTTATTGACACTCAAAG AGCAAGAGAATGTGCAGAACGCAAAGCAAAAGAAAGTGGaaaacaacaggaattacttCAAATTAAACTACGAGAAATGCAAGGAGAACGAACAAGGATATGTAATATTTTGGATGGAAAATGTCGTGAAGTAATTGACCTCCAGAAAGaggttgaaaaattgaaagaagatGTAAATATGAGGGACATCAAATTAAAGTGGACTCAAAACAAACTTAAAACGGAAATTGATTTACAAAAGGAAACTCAACAAAAATTAGAGAAAGCTACA accAGAATTAATGGAATGAAGGAAGAATGTGAACAAGTACGTAAAGAGACACAAGAATCAATGCGTAAATTCCAACAATCGGAAGAAAACAAAGCTGTTACATTGGACCAACAATTAAAAGAGCAACAGGCACGCTTAATATTAGAAAGACACGTTATAGAAGATAAAGAAATATTGAGGCTTCAATTACAAAAAGAAGTGGAGACATTGAAGCATAGACAACAAATCTTAATTGAGGAAAACAATACACTTAGTTTAAAAATACAGGATGCTGAAAGAGACCGTTTGGACTATGAGAGTAATCTGAGTGGTTTGAAAACCATAGCAAATCAACATCGAAAAGAAATTATAGAATTACTTGCTAAAGAGTCTGAGTTAGAAACATTAAAAGTACAGCTACAACA CAAGGATCAATGCTTGGAATCAATTGAAGTGGAAATGAGGCAGTTGCGTTCAACTAATGAAGAATTACAAGCTGATATGTATGCATGTCGTCAGAAGGAAGCTGATATGCTAGATTTTACACAAAAGTTAACAGATAAAAATGTACAACTTCAATCAGAATTTACAACCATTGTAGCTAAAGTAGAACAGTTGGAAAAAGAGCATGGACCACTACATGAACGTATAAACTATTTGACTGACAAAATTAAGGTGTTAGAAGAATGTCTTGCAAAAGAACAGAAAATAAGAAGTGAAGAATGTATGATTCTGGCCAGGCATCTTGCTGAACAGACTCAATTAGCACAAGATCTTGCTCAGAAATTGGAGGATAGTCAAGGAGAGAATGCTGTATTGAAAAGAAAACAGCAAATAAGTATGAAGGAGATGACACGAGAACTACAGCGATATCGAAAGAAACTAGAAGCTTTTGAAACATCATCGCCTTATAATTCACTAGGCGTCACGTCTAGAACTGGATCAAGTATATCCCTTAATACAG GAGATACTTTAAATGGTGCCTTATCTGATAACAGTATTAATGGTGATCAAAGCATTCAATTTATGGAACCCAGTAAACAAACCTTAATAGATCGTATTATAAAGTTGCAAGAAGATAACGCTAAAAAAGCGGAAAAACTAGATTTCTTTGAAGAGCATTCCCGAACTTTGGTTGAAGAATTGCAGAAAAAAACGAGAATTATACAAACCTACATTTTACATGAAAATTCTGGTGCCATGGGCAACAACGAGCGAGATAAATATAAG GCTGAATTAGCAAAACACGGTGGAATAATGGCCTCAGTTTACAATCAACGAGTTTCGGATGGTAATATGACATTGGAACTATCTTTAGAAATAAATCAAAAGCTGCAAGCAGTTCTCGAAGACACATTATTTAAGAATATTACTTTAaag GATAATATCGATACTTTGGGCGAGGAAATAGCAAGGTTAACAATGCAGAACCAACAAAGGAAAATTGCAAATTAA